Proteins encoded together in one Bactrocera neohumeralis isolate Rockhampton chromosome 4, APGP_CSIRO_Bneo_wtdbg2-racon-allhic-juicebox.fasta_v2, whole genome shotgun sequence window:
- the LOC126755648 gene encoding solute carrier organic anion transporter family member 4A1-like codes for MVELEKDAQDNGGDTYRENDVATRLLDNGNVKAIENKNGVQSKEKQDPDTDPTMSEEINKLLRDMPLTDDLTCGFWIFKGRFFQRFANQTAYVLLYGIVGCVFSMTYAYFNGTITTIEKRFKIPSKNTGIISVGNDISQMMVSAVLSYYAGKGHRPRWIGFGLLTIVVFCLMTALPHLLYGPGDDALALTAEFGAHPAENATLEAIEKQGRKTLCRLNGGGAECEIGEGNLAPQLVLFVAQFISGIGGSLYYTLGVSYMDDNTKKSRTPVLLSLSYFLRMLGPAFGYALASFCLRLYIAPNLRPVINNKDPRWLGAWWLGWLVIGGMIFVSGIFLTMFPKQLPRAMARRMVEEERRKRNALKENEENGIKEPTENHKLTAEMEEKPSEDAKASFWDMLTTFKRLLKNKTLMCNNFSSVFYLFGYTPYWIFTPKYIEIQYRQSAATSSLVTGTVALAFSAAGILLSGFVISHYKPRARYMAAWNVIVGFLTVAGILAYAFIGCPGNEQSVIVNIHDSALNSTPTCNSECHCDYVRYSPVCGENNMTYISPCHAGCKKQYKTASGRKIYYDCSCIPNDSRNKTSKPLFQRLTVMDLKSEELVDDDNLTTTIMPEEWPTTTEASTLATTLSTTYPDVQLGGQAITGACPVNCFAQFVTFLSVMCCLKFVGATGRASNFLVSVRCVSEKDKTAAMGFGMMMMSMLAFIPSPIFFGWVLDRLCLVWGKTCTNKGNCWLYDPESLRYTLNITASVFVAIGALFDWGVWYYVKDLKIFDEEVKDFEMTVVQHEEEVNSIKDLEA; via the exons ATGGTTGAGCTCGAGAAGGATGCACAGGACAACGGTGGTGATACTTATCGTGAAAATGATGTTGCTACGCGTTTACTCGATAATGGCAACGTCAaagcaattgaaaacaaaaatggtgTACAAAGTAAAGAAAAACAGGATCCGGATACGGATCCAACAATGagcgaagaaattaataaattattaagagATATGCCGTTAACGGATGATCTGACCTGCGGTTTTTGGATATTTAAGGGACGCTTCTTTCAAAG ATTTGCGAATCAAACCGCCTATGTGTTACTCTATGGCATTGTGGGTTGTGTTTTCTCAATGACATATGCCTACTTCAATGGCACGATCACAACTATTGAGAAGCGCTTTAAAATACCATCAAAAAATACCGGTATAATATCGGTGGGAAATGATATTAGTCAAATGATGGTCTCAGCGGTGCTCAGTTATTATGCGGGTAAAGGACATCGACCGCGTTGGATAGGATTTG GTCTCTTAACAATTGTGGTCTTCTGTTTAATGACTGCCTTGCCGCATCTACTTTATGGACCTGGTGATGATGCGCTGGCGTTAACTGCAGAGTTCGGGGCACATCCCGCTGAGAATGCCACACTGGAAGCGATTGAAAAACAAGGCCGAAAGACATTGTGTCGCCTGAATGGCGGTGGTGCCGAATGTGAGATAGGTGAAGGTAATTTAGCGCCACAACTGGTGCTATTCGTTGCACAATTCATCTCAGGCATTGGTGGTTCTCTATACTATACCTTGGGTGTTTCATATATGGACGATAATACGAAGAAGTCGCGTACACCAGTTTTGCTCA GCTTATCCTACTTTCTACGCATGTTGGGACCGGCCTTCGGTTATGCGCTCGCCTCTTTCTGCCTGCGCCTCTATATCGCGCCAAATTTGCGTCCGGTCATTAATAACAAAGATCCACGCTGGCTGGGCGCTTGGTGGTTGGGTTGGCTGGTGATTGGTGGCATGATATTTGTTTCGGGCATCTTTCTCACAATGTTTCCGAAACAACTGCCACGCGCTATGGCAAGACGTATGGTCGAAGAGGAGCGTCGTAAACGTAATGCATTGAAGGAAAATGAAGAGAACGGCATCAAAGAACCAACGGAGAATCATAAATTGACCGCAGAAATGGAGGAGAAACCGAGTGAGGATGCCAAAGCTTCATTTTGGGATATGTTGACAACTTTCAAgcgacttttaaaaaataaaaccttGATGTGTAATAATTTCTCATCGGTTTTCTACCTTTTCGGTTATACACCGTATTGGATATTCACACcgaaatatattgaaatacaaTATCGACAATCGGCAGCGACTTCGAG TTTGGTGACTGGTACAGTTGCGCTCGCTTTCTCCGCCGCAGGTATTTTACTATCGGGCTTTGTGATATCGCACTATAAGCCCCGAGCACGCTATATGGCCGCCTGGAATGTGATTGTCGGTTTCTTGACAGTAGCAGGTATCCTGGCATATGCATTTATCGGTTGCCCTGGTAATGAACAATCGGTTATTGTCAATATACATGACAG cgCTCTGAATAGCACACCCACCTGCAATTCGGAATGTCATTGTGATTATGTGCGCTACTCACCAGTATGTGGAGAGAACAATATGACTTATATCTCACCATGCCATGCGGGTTGTAAGAAACAATACAAAACTGCCAGTGGAAGGAAG ATTTACTATGACTGCTCTTGCATACCTAATGACAGCCGCAATAAGACATCGAAGCCTCTATTTCAACGTCTCACCGTTATGGATTTAAAATCAGAGGAATTAGTAGATGATGATAATTTAACTACAACGATAATGCCCGAAGAGTGGCCCACCACAACAGAAGCGTCAACTCTAGCCACAACGTTGAGCACGACATATCCTGAT GTTCAACTCGGCGGTCAAGCAATAACCGGCGCCTGTCCGGTAAACTGTTTCGCTCAATTCGTCACCTTCCTATCGGTGATGTGTTGTCTGAAGTTTGTCGGCGCTACGGGGCGCGCTTCGAACTTCTTGGTGTCAGTACGCTGTGTATCTGAAAAGGATAAAACGGCTGCCATGGGTTTCGGCATGATGATGATGTCGATGTTGGCGTTTATACCCAGCCCAATCTTCTTCGGTTGGGTGCTCGATCGTCTTTGCTTGGTGTGGGGAAAAACGTGTACGAACAAAGGCAATTGCTGGCTTTATGATCCTGAATCGCTAAG ATACACGCTCAATATAACCGCTTCGGTATTTGTTGCTATTGGCGCCCTGTTCGATTGGGGTGTTTGGTATTATGTAAAAGATCTAAAAATCTTCGACGAAGAGGTGAAAGATTTCGAAATGACTGTTGTGCAGCATGAGGAGGAGGTGAATTCAATAAAGGATTTGgaagcataa